The following is a genomic window from Sporolituus thermophilus DSM 23256.
TTGATATTGCCAATGGTATTCCCGGCCTCGATATTGTCGGGCTACCGGACGCGGCTGTACGCGAATCACGAGAACGGGTTCGTGCAGCGATAAAGAATGCCGGTTTTGAATTTCCGGCCCGGCGTATTACGGTCAATCTTGCTCCCGCTGATCTCAAGAAGGACGGATCCGGGCTCGATTTGCCGATCGCCGTGGGTATTCTGGCTGCAAGCGGTCAACTGGATAGCGAGGCCTGCAAGCAATACGCCTTTATCGGCGAACTTTCCCTTGAAGGCAGGTTGAGAGGGATTGCCGGCCTACTGGCTATGGCCATACAATGTCGCGAAGAAGGATTATGCAACCTTTTTGTAGCTCCGGAAAACGCGGCCGAAGCGCTGCTGGCGGGCGGCATGACAGTATATGTCGCCGAAACACTGGGACAAGTAGTAGCTCATATTAGAGGTGAGCAACGGCTTTCGCCGGCAGCAAAAGGGCCTGCGACGGAGCCAGCGCCTATAGCCGGCGAGGATTTTGCCGATGTACAGGGACAGGCGGCGGCAAAACGGGCTTTGGAAATCGCCGCTGCAGGTGGGCATAATATTCTTATGGTAGGCCCGCCTGGTTCTGGTAAAACCATGCTGGCCCGCCGCATCCCGTCAATATTGCCGACTATGTCCGACCAGGAAGCGCTAGAGGTTACAAAAATCTATAGCGTTGCTGGCCTGATGAATGGCAATGCTGGGCTGATCAAGGTCAGGCCTTTTCGTAATCCTCATCACACCGTATCTCCCGCCGGGATGATTGGTGGGGGCACCATACCACGGCCCGGAGAAGTTACGCTCAGTCATCATGGCGTATTGTTTTTAGATGAATTGCCCGAATTTCCGCGTCAGGTTTTAGAAGTGCTTCGGCAGCCACTTGAGGATGGGCAAGTTACCATATCGCGGGTGAACGCATCTTTAGCATATCCGGCAAAATTTATTTTGGTTGGCGCTATGAA
Proteins encoded in this region:
- a CDS encoding YifB family Mg chelatase-like AAA ATPase — encoded protein: MYAQTFGSTTLGINGVVITVEVDIANGIPGLDIVGLPDAAVRESRERVRAAIKNAGFEFPARRITVNLAPADLKKDGSGLDLPIAVGILAASGQLDSEACKQYAFIGELSLEGRLRGIAGLLAMAIQCREEGLCNLFVAPENAAEALLAGGMTVYVAETLGQVVAHIRGEQRLSPAAKGPATEPAPIAGEDFADVQGQAAAKRALEIAAAGGHNILMVGPPGSGKTMLARRIPSILPTMSDQEALEVTKIYSVAGLMNGNAGLIKVRPFRNPHHTVSPAGMIGGGTIPRPGEVTLSHHGVLFLDELPEFPRQVLEVLRQPLEDGQVTISRVNASLAYPAKFILVGAMNPCPCGFFNDKTRECVCSPADIRRYTKRISGPLLDRIDIYIHVPRLAYSEVTGQQPAETSASIRRRVEAARGLQRERLKKFNLFCNAQMGHKHLRLTCPLTREADVLLQRAFEKMNLSARGYDRIVKVARTIADLAGSEVIAAEHVGEAILLRNSVTEWQI